TCGTGCGCATCGTATTGTGTTACCCCGTCGAACCGCATCATATCGCACAGATTCAAGCCGCTGCTCCCGATTTCGAAGTCGTCGACGCCGGGCAGGAACGGATCGATGAACTGCTGCCGACCGCCGACATCTTCATCGGACACGCGAAAGTCCCTGTCGATTGGGATCGCGTGCTGAAGGCGAATCGATTGCGTTGGATTCAGTCGTCGGCGGCGGGGCTGGATCATTGCTTGGTCCCGGGAGTGATCGATTCGGATATCGTGGTCAGCAGCGCCAGCGGCTTGTTCGCGCCCCAAGTTGCCGAACAGACGATGACATTACTGTTGGATTTGATCCGCAGCCAAGGCCGTTTCAACCGAGCCAATTCGCGTCACGAATTCATTCGTCTGCCGACCGACGATCTTCGTCAGAAAAAGGTCGGAATTGTCGGCCTCGGCGGAAACGGTCGCCGAATCGCGAAGGTCCTGAAACCGTTTGATGTCTCGATCGTGGCGACCGACTATTTTTCGTTTGATCCGCCTGCGGAAGTCGAACGCTTGTTACCAGCCGATGCGGTCGACGAGATGCTGGCCGAAGTCGACATCGCGATCCTGGCGCTGCCATTAAACGCGCAGACCCGCGGGATGTTCGACGCCGATCGGTTCGCCAAAATGCGTCCGGGCAGCTACTTCATCAACGTCGCTCGCGGCCAAGTTGTCGTCGAATCCGCTCTGGTCGATGCCTTGGACAGTGGTCACTTGCGCGGTGCGGGCGTCGACGTGACCGAAGTCGAACCGCTGCCCGACGAGAGTCCGCTATGGGATCGCGAGAATGTGATCATCACACCACACGTCGGCGCTCAAAGCCGCTGGCGCGTCGACGACACTACCGTGATGGTTTGCGAAAACCTACGCCGCTTCCAAGCCGGCGAGTCGATCTACAACACCGTCGACAAACAGCTCGGATTCCCCAGCCCCGAAGTCGTCTGGCACGGATAAGCCAATCCAAAATCGTTTAACCGCGCCGGCAACGCCCCGCGCGTCCATCGCCGTTCCAACGCGCGGCCCGTTGGGCACGCGGTTAAACGAAGCAGCGTGCTGGCGCTATCCTTTAGCCGCGCCGGCAACGCCCCACGTGCTGGAGTCGAGGCTTCAGCCGACTGCCGCAATGATTCGTCCGAGTGCCCGGTACAACAAGGATCGATCGGCTGAAGCCTCGACTCCAGCGTTTGGTCCTGCCTTCTTGCGATTTATATCACAAGCAAACCTCGTCAAACACGCTCTTTTTTGTTTGACCGGGCCTCTGCAACTTCGCTACGTTCGTGGTTGGGGTTTCTTTTCTTCGCAGAGGAGTTTGACGCTATGTTTCTCGTGCCCAAAACGACTTGTGCCGCAGATGTGATGCAAACTCGGCTGACCACGGTTGGCCCCGCGGTTCACTTTTCCAATGCCGTCGCGATGTTGGTTCGCCGTGCTGTGTCGGGACTTCCCATCGTTGAAGCCGACGGAACCTATTTAGGTATGTTCTCGGAGAAGTGTTGTCTGCGAATCGTTCAAGACTGTCCTGCGCTGCGCGATACCGTGGGAACGCCGCCGTTGCTCGCCAGCGATGCCATGGCGACTCGTTTGCTGTTGCTGCACGAAGAGGATGACGTCTTCGATGGCATCGAACAATTGTTATCGCACCGCGTCTCGGGAGCTCCCGTCTTAAACCGCAACGAACAGTTTATCGGGATCTTCTCGGAAAAGACGAGCGTTAGCGTGCTGATTCAGTCGGTCTTCGAAAACTTGCCTTCGACGCAGATCGGTCCGTTTGTCAATCGCGACCGCGGTCGGATCGTCGAGGAAACGACGCCGTTGTCAAAGATCGTCGAGACATTTGTGAAGACCGATTTCCGACGTCTGCCGGTGCTGCGTGGAGGGCATGTCGTCGGTCAAGTGTCGCGCCGCGATGTGATCAAACATCCAAAGATCAATCGTTGGATCGGTCACTTGTCGGACCATCCCCATCCCAATCGGGCGCGCGATGTCGATTACAACGTTCTCGCGTTCGCTGACACGACAGCCAATACGATCGGCCCGGACCTGGACTTGTTGTCGATCTTGGGGCTGTTTCTGAGCACGCCCTACCGGCGGTTGCCGGTCTTGGAGAATGGACGCCTGGTCGGCCAGATCAGCCGTCGCGACGTGCTGCAGAAAGTGATCGATGAAACGAAACAGGTACCCGCCGAACCGCATGGCACTTCGCTTTACCTGAGCGCACTGGGAGGGGAGTTTCCCAGCTTTGGATAGCCGCGAACCGGGCAGTTTCGATCAGCCGTGAAGATTCGTATAAGCCAGATCAAACGTGTCAGCGACGGCTAGGTTCGTGACCGCCCCGCCGAGGATGTTTGCGGCATGGCGGATCGGTTCGATTTCACGAACCGCCGCCTCGGTCCCCTTATCAGCCAACGCGAGAACCCATGGCAGCGTTGCATTGCACAACGCGAAGGTGCTCGTTCGCCCGACGGCTCCCGGCATGTTGGAGACACAGTAGTGGACGACTTCGTCGACGATAAACGTCGGTTCTTTATGCGTCGTTGGTCGACTGGTTTCCACGCAGCCGCCCTGATCGACGGCGACGTCGATGATCACGCTGCCCGGTTTCATAATCCGCAGGTCTTCGGCGTGAACCAAGTGAGGCGCTTTCGCGCCGGGAATCAATACCGCTCCGATCACCAGATCGGCTCTTTTCAGCTGCTCATGAATCGTATGCCGATCGCTGAACAACACGTTCACATTGGCTGGCATCACGTCGTCGAGATATCGCAAGCGCTCCAAGTTGACATCCAAGATCGCCACGTCGGCTTGGAAACCAGCCGCGATCCGTGCCGCATTAGCTCCAACGATTCCGCCGCCCAAGACGGTGATGTGCGCCGGAGCAACTCCGGGAACGCCCCCCAACAAAATGCCTCGCCCCATCTGTGGCTTCTCCAAATACTTCGCTCCCTCCTGAACGCTCATTCGACCCGCCACCTCGCTCATCGGTGTCAGCAGGGAGAGTCGGCCGTTCTGGTCGCGAAGCGTTTCGTACGCGAGGCAGTTCGCACCGGCGTTGAGCATCGCGTCGGTCAACGCTCGGCTGGCCGCAAAGTGAAAGTAGGTGAACAGAGTTTGGCCTTCGCGAATCAGAGGCCACTCGGGTTCCAGCGGCTCTTTGACTTTGATGATCAAGTCAGCCCGATCGAAGACATCTTTGGCCGTAGCAACAAGTTCCGCTCCCGCCTTCAGGTAGTCGTGGTCGAACAGTCCCGACCCCAAGCCGGCGCCAGCTTGCACGACCACGGTGTGTCCGCGGCGAGTGAGTTCTTCGACGCCGACCGGCAGCATCGAGACGCGATATTCATCCGACTTGGTTTCCGCAGGCACTCCAACAATCATTTGTCATTCCTTCGTCAATGGTTCGCTGTACGTTGGCGAGGCCGTGTCATCGTTGACCGGTCACGACAACCAACGTCCGCTTCGATTTTGCAAGTCGCCGCAGACTTACATCGTTATCATCTTATCTCTTGAGCAATCGATCGACACGTCTGGGCGCCAACATCCCCCTCGCAAATTCGATGGTCCGCGAACCTCGCCCCTCGCCGATCGGTCTACACCGGCAACAAGTCGGTGGGGACTGCCATCGCTGGACAATTGTTCGATCTCGCCAACGATCGACAGCCTCAGCCTCGATGAGGTTCGCATTCGCTTCACAAACAGGCAACTCAAATTTAGGAACCCGCTGGTATGTCGATTCGGATAGTTCAAATCGATGCGTTTACCGATCGGCCTTTTGCCGGAAACCCCGCTGCCGTCTGCTTGTTGGAACAGCCGCGGGAGGTCGATTGGATGCAAGCGGTTGCGGCGGAGATGAATCTGTCGGAAACTGCGTTTGTGAGACCGATCGACGTCGGCTACGAACTGCGTTGGTTCACTCCCCAGGTCGAAGTCGATTTGTGTGGCCACGCCACGTTAGCCGCCGCACACGCACTCTGGACCGAAGCGGGAATCTCGCCAAACGAAACGCTTCGTTTTCAAACGCGCAGCGGACAGCTGACGGCAAAGCGTCGCGGCGCGTTGATCCAGCTCGATTTCCCAGCCACCCCGGCTAAGCCATGTGATCCGCCCGCCGGTTTAATCGACGCGTTACCTGTCGATCCGATATTCGTCGGCGAGACGAAGTTCGACACCTTGGTTGTGATCGAATCCGAAGCGCAGCTGCGTTCGCTGCAACCCGATTTCGCGCGTTTGGCAAAAATCCCCACGCGAGGTGTCATCGTGACCTGCGGTAGCGAATCGCCGGAGTTCGATTTTGTCTCGCGTTTCTTTGGTCCCGCAGCCGGCATCGACGAAGATCCCGTCACCGGATCGGCCCACTGTTGTCTCGCGCCCTATTGGGGGCCACAGCTTGGAAAGACGGAGATGACCGGCTACCAAGCCTCGTCGCGCGGCGGCATCGTAAAAACGCAGATCCCTGGCGATCGGATCCTGTTGTCCGGCGCAGCGGTAACCGTTTTGCGAGGCGAGTTGGTTTGATGAGTCGCTGCACCGCAATACCATTCAACGAAGCGTAGTGGATGAGGTTACGAGCTGTCGATTACCCACAAGTCATTGGTCTGGTCCGAAGGCTTGCCAGCAGAGGGCGAAGTCGAGCATTCGCCGCGTGCCTCGCCAGATCACTTCGGCTCCCGGCGGACCGTCGCCTTCGCGGTGATTGTAGCCGCCAAGGGTCGCAAGGACCGGGATGAATTGTGACAGCTCAGGAGCTTGCTTTGGGGGAGCCGTCTTTTTCACCACTTTCCAGACCGACTTCCATTCCGCTTCGCTGAAGACGACATCACAGGGAAGCTCTGGACACTCGCGGCCTAAGAAGGTCACAAACATGATCCGCCATGCGATCACTTTGTAAAACATCAACGCGCGGATCAGTCGGTCTCTCGCTTCGAGTTGAATCTCTTCGACCCGGCAGCCAGTTTTGAAAACTCGAAAGAATACTTCGATTGGCCAACGAGCCACATACAAATCCACAATCCGCAGCGTCTGGGAAATCGTGTCGACCGGCAGAGAACTCAGTAACAGCCAGTCGACTTCGGTTCCGTCGCCTGGGCCATCGATCTCGCTCACCCAAACGACACTGATCTCGACCGGCGGCATCGAAGACTGCTTGTTGTGTGGCGCACGAAGAGTCATCCGCTTCGCTCGAATTTCTAACTTCGCAGTGCGTGCTTCACGGCCGGGGTGTTGTTTGTTTCCTGATCCTTTGGTTCGCTCGGGCGTTTGGGGAAGCTGGACTTCGCGGTAAGCGACCGGCTGGGCGGATGCGATTTCGGCACGCATTTTCTTATAAGCCGCAGGCCCGCCATCGGGGTCTTTCTCCGGCAACGAGCGTTTTCGCTGCGAGCGAATGACGAACTGAGCCGGTGTTTCATGCTGATCGGCTTCGACGAAAATGTCGTAGATGTCTCCTTCGCGATCGGCCAGCGAAACGATCTGAGTTTCAGGACATTTTCCGGCGATCTCGCAGGCCTTGCGGTAACCATCGAGCCATCGTTGCCCTTCGCCGGTGTGTAGGGGTTGGCCTTCTCGCTTCTTGCTGGTGCCGAGCGCTTCTTTGTCGCGATCGTAGAACTTAACACCGACCACCCCGAGACAAAGTTTCTCCGGCGTGAAGGCGATGTGGGAATGATCGTAAAGTCCACGGCGGCCTAAGCGATCGAGATTGCGGACGCCTCCGGGCGGATGCGCGGTGTAGTCCAGTTCGGTGGTATCTTGTGCGATGCAAACGGTGTCTTGGGCTTTGATTCGTTGGAGTGTCTTTTCAGCGTGAGCCCCGAGAATGGCTTCGGGATCGACGTTGGGGTTATCGAATAGACGGTAGGCGGCTTTGGTTTCGTCCCAGCCACTGCAAGCTTCGTTGATACTGGCCGAAGGGTTGGCCGCCAGCGAGGCGAGCAACGCTTCGGCTCGATCGTTGAGACGTTTGTCTCCAAGTTGAATATCTTGAAATTCGTATGCGATACTGGTCGGTTGCATGCTTTCACCTTGAGATTTCATTGTGCAAAATGAAATACTACAAGCGCAAATACCGTGCCAAAACGAGCTATTTTTGCGGCGACTTGTGGGTAATCAACAGGAGGTTACGAGTCCTTTTGCATCCGACCAAATCGCTGGGACTCTCGTAACCTCGTCCACTACCTCCCGCCGCTAATTCTATCGAAGGTCCGAGGCTCCTTCGTTGTACGGTATTGCAGAGGACTGACGCGCGGCCCGATGGGCACGCGGTTAAACGAAGGGGGAAGGCGGCAGCGTCGTTTAACCGCGGCGGCGACGCCCCGCGAGTTATTGCAGCGGGCGAACTCGCGGCCCGATGGGCACGCGGTTAAACGAGAAGCTTGGTCGGCTGAAGCCTTGACTCCAGCGCGGGCGCCGGTTGCTTAGAGCAGTTCGTCGAGTTGATCGACTAGCGAATTGAACCGCTGCAGCGCGGTGGCGACTGGAGTCGGTTGGGTCATGTCGACGCCGGCGGACTTCAGCAGATCCAGCGGATCTTGGCTGCAGCCTCCCTTGAGGAAGCTCAAGTAGTCATTCAGCTCACTCGCCCCGCCCTTCAGCACACGCTGCGACAACGCGATCGCGGCGCTCAATCCGGTCGCGTATTTGTAGACGTAGAACGCGCGGTAGAAGTGAGGGATCCGGAAGCACTCGAGTTCCAGTTGTTCATCGATCGCAAAGTCGGGACCAAAATAGTCGTTCAACAGCCCGCGATAGACCTCCTTGAACGTTTGCACCGTCAACGGTTCGCCCGCTTCGGCCATCTCGTGGGTCTTCTTTTCGAACTCGGCAAACATCGTCTGCCGCACGATCGTGGCGCGGATGCTGTCGATCTCTTGGTTGATCAAATAAGCACGCTCTTGATCGCTGTCGGCGACCGACAAAAGATGTTCGGTCAACAATTGTTCGTTGAACGTGCTGGCAACTTCGGCGACGAAAATCGTGTAGTTGTAATACTCGTACGGCTGATGCTTCGACGAATACCAGCTGTGCATCGAGTGCCCGGCTTCATGAGTCAGTGTGAAGACGTCGTTCAGGACCTCCTCTTTGTAGTTCATCATGATGTAGGGATCGCCATCGTAGCTGCCGCAGCTGAACGCGCCGCTCTGCTTGCCGCGGTTGGGATAACGATCGCTCCATCGGCCGCGCAGTCCCTTGCCCAAGGTCGTGCAATATTCTTCGCCCAGCGGCTTCAGCGACTCGAGCACCACCTCAACGGCTTGGTCCCAAGTGTGATGCTTCTTGATCGAATCGAGAACCGGAACGTAGGTGTCGTATTGATGAATGTCGTCGAGCCCCATCTTGCGACGGCGGACGTCGAAGTAGCGATGGACGCTTGGGAGCGATTCGCGAACGGCGGTGATCAGATTGTCGTAGACCGTTTGCGGGACGTTGTCGGGGAAGAGCGAACTGGACAAAGCGCTTTCGTAATTCCGTGCCCGAGCGTAATAGACGTCGCGGTGGATGCTGCCGACCAGCGTCGCGGCGAGGGCGTGCTTGTGTCCTTCGAACTGCTCGTAATATTGTTCAAAAGCTTGCTTGCGAACGGCGCGGTCGGGACTGACCATCAATTGCCCGAACGTGGCGTTGGAGAGTTCTAGCTCGCGGCCGGTGTGATCCTTGATCGTGCCAAACTTCAGATCGGCGTCGTGCAATTGGCGGAAAGCATTCCCTGCGGCGCCGGCCATTTCGCCTTGCATCGCCAACAATCGCTCTTCGCCATCGGACAACGTGTGCGGTTTGTAGCGGAGCGTTTGTTCCAGTTGGCGACGGAACGGCGCAAGTTCCTCTGACGCGATGAACTCTTGAATTCGGTCGTCGGGAATCGCCAGCAATTCAGGGCGCATCCAACTGGACGCTTGACTCGCGCGGACTGCCAAGTTCTGGAAGCGAGCCTGCATCGCTTGGTACTGGCCGTTGGTTTGATCTTCGGTCGTCTTCAAAAAGGCGTAGGTGCCCAAGCGTTCGGCCAGTCGATCCATCTCGCTATCGAAACGAAGCACCTCGGCCAAAACCGCAGCGGATTCTCCCAACCGTCCGCGATGGGATTCGTATTCGGGCATCCGGTCGTCGAACCGTTTGAAATCGGCTTCCCAGCTCGCATCATCGGCGTATAACCGCTGCAAATCCCAGGTGTCTTCGGTTGCAACTTGGTCACGATTAGGAAGCATCTCAACGCTCATCAGTTTGAAAATCCGTTGTACGTGGTGAAATCGAGTGAACTTGCGATCGTCATTCTACGAAAACGCCCGGCTCGCGAAATGGCGAGCGGCGTATGGAGTGAGGAGCGATCCGAGCGGACCGCTACCAATTCGGCAGGAGCACCAAAAAATGAAAACGCCTGCACCGACAAGGATCGGCGCAGGCATCGATTGGTTCCCACCGCGGCAGCGGCGAGGATTTAGACGTCCAGATTTCGGACGTCGAGGGCGTGCTTTTCGATGAATTCGCGACGCGGTTCAACCTTGTCGCCCATCAGCAGGCGGAACATTTCGTCGGCCGCTCCCGCATCGGTTAGGTTGACCTTGATCAGGGTTCGGTTTGCCGGATCGAGCGTCGTTTCGCGAAGCTCTTCGGCGTTCATTTCGCCCAGACCTTTAAAGCGAGTCAGCGTCAGACCCTTTTCACCCGCGGCGCGAACTTCGGCCAACAGCGTGCGAAGGTCTTCCAAGCCGCGAACGTTCTCCTCGCGGATCAGTTTAAATCGCGGTTCGGTCGCTCCGGTTCGTTCCTGAGGAATCAGGTCTTCGATGCCGAAGTTCAGCGGGGCGATCTCTTTGAGTGCGGAGTTGATCGTGCGGACTTCGTGCAATTCGACCAAGTGGCCCAACGTCGGCTTCTTGGCAGCATCCGCCTCGGCACCTTCGGCTGGAGCCTCTTCGGTTTCCTCGGGCTGTTCCAAGGTGACGTTCCGCTGTTCCATGAACGCGCTCAGTTCAGCTTGGTCCTGGAACCAATGTTCCTCTGGACCAACAAACAGGTGCAACGGTGGCAGACGGCCGCTGTTGGGATCGAGCCGCAGACTGTGAGCTCGCAAGCTGATACCGCGTCGCTCCAACGCCACGATCGCTTCTTCGCATTCGGCGAGGGTTTCGCAAAGCGTCCGCATCTCGCCACCTTCGACGCGACGTCCGTCTTCGGTTTCCAGGACTCCGTCGGCGAGACCGCGTTCCAACAACTGACGCTTCATCTCTTCATCGGTCTGCACGTACTCGCGGTGCTTCCCTTTGACGACGCGGAACAGCGGCGGCTGAGCCAAATAGACGTGTCCGCTGGCAACCAATTGGTACATCTGGCGATAGAAGAAACACAACAACAAGGTGCGGATGTGGGATCCATCCACGTCGGCATCGGTCATGATGACGATCTTGTTGTAGCGGCGTTTGGTCAGATCTTGATCGGCGCCGATACCGGTGCCAAAGGCCTGGATCATGCTCTGAACTTCTTCGTTCGCCAACACCTTGTCTTCGCGACTCTTGTAGGCATTGATGATCTTACCGCGAAGCGGCAGGATCGCTTGGAAGTCACGCATCCGTCCACCTTCGGCCGATCCACCGGCCGAATCACCTTCCACCAGGTAGATCTCGCATTCTTCCATGTTCTTGCTGATGCAGTCGCGGAGCTTGCCGGGCAAGCCACCGCCGCCCAGAGCGTCCTTGCGCTTTCGCAGCAGGTCCTTGGCTTTACGAGCCGCTTCGCGGGCTTCGGCGGCCAACAGTCCCTTGCGGACGATCGTCTTGGCGACCTTCGGATTCTCCTCGAGGTACTTGGTCAGATTTTCACCAATCCCGTTGGTGATGATCCCTTCGACTTCGCTGTTTCCAAGCTTCGTTTTCGTTTGACCTTCGAACTGCGGATGCAAGACCCGCGCACTGATCACGGCGGTCAATCCTTCGCGGAAATCGTCGCCGGTCGGCGTGATGGCTTTGAACAGCCCTTCCTTCTTACCGTAGTTATTCAGCGTGCGAGTCAGCGCGCTGCGGAAGCCCGAGACGTGCGTACCCCCTTCGATCGTGTGAATGTTGTTCACATAAGATTGCACGTTTTCGGTGAACTCGGTCGAGTACTGCAGGGCGATTTCGTATTCGACATCGTCGCGATGGCCGGTGAACGAAACAACTTCCGGGTGCAACACGTCGCTGGCGCGATTGAGATGTTCGACGAATTCGACGATACCGCGTTCGTAGCAGAAGTCGGATTCTTCGCCGTTGCGTTCGTCGAAGAACTTGATCCGCACGCCGCTGTTCAAAAACGCCAGTTCTTGCAGACGCTTGTTCAGCGTGTCGAAGTTGAACTTGGTGGTCTGGAAGATGTGCGAATCGGGCTTAAACGTTGTCTTGGTGCCGTTTTTCTTGGTCTCGTGTCCCTTCTGGATTGGACCTTGTGGCACGCCCCGTTCGTAGTTCTGGGTCCACGTCATTCCTTCGCGATGGACTTCCACCTCGCACCATTGCGAAAGAAAGTTCACGACCGTTACGCCGACGCCGTGTAGACCGCCGGAAGTTTGGTAGGCCCCTTCCTTAAACTTGCCGCCAAACTTGAGGACCGTCATCACGCCTTCGAGCGTGCTGACCTCGCGATCGAGTTCTTCAGACAATTGGTCGTGGCGATCGACCGGAATTCCGCGGCCGTCATCTTCGACGGTGACCGAACCGTCGGTGTGAACCGTCACCAAAACCAGCTTGGCAAAACCGGCCATCACTTCATCGATCGAATTGTCGACGACTTCGTAGACCAAGTGGTGCAGGCCGCGCCCCGTGGTGTCGCCAATGTACATACTGGGCCGTTCGCGAACGTGCTCCAGATCCGACAGGTGAGTCAGATCGGCAGCGTTGTAGTCCGCATTGGCTTCGCGTCGAACGGGTTCTGGGGTGGCGTCGGATTCCGGGGCGGCGTCGCTCATTGAATACCTGCGTTGGGACCGAAAAGAGAACGGCAATAAGGCCAAGATTCTATCAGAATCGCGTTCGGATGACGATGCCACTAACCCCCGGCTGATCCATATCCGGGGCCGATACGATCGAATTGGGGCGTCAGACGGCGTCGAGCTGATCGCATCGATCGAAATTGCGTCGAATATGGCGACATTGCGACGCAACCTCGGCGTCGGGAACTTGCTGTTCGCTCGGCAGCGGACGTTGCTCAAGAAGAGGGCTGAGGGAGCAAGCGATCGACGCGGCACAAGCCGTTCAGCCGTTAAAGACTGTGGCCGGAGAGGGCTGATTTCCACGTCGGGGAGGCGAAAAAATGAATTCGCACGTCCCGTCGGCCGCGGGGAAGATAGGTTTCCAGTATTCAGCGGGTGACCGTGCTTCGGTCATCCGTATTCGGCTTTCTCACCCCCGTGCGGGCGGGGCTGAGCCTTAGTGCTCAGCCTCGCCCACTTTTATTCTTTCGGTGGGTGCTCTGAATATCGGTTCCTTCGTTTCGGTGATCTGCCATGGTAGCTCACCGAAACGGCGGGAACACGATCCTCGCTGGGCCATGTCGCCCGAGACCGCTGCGTTGCCGCAGATGTTTACAAGGTCTTGCCGAGCTTCGATCCGTTGCCAGCTTGACCGAAGGCAACCATGCGATCGACACAAACCTGCTTCATCGCTTCGCGCGATGGCTTCAGATAAGCGCGAGGGTCAAACGCCGATGGATCTTCTTGCAATACCTTGCGGATCGCACCGGTGATCGCCATGCGGTTGTCGGTATCGACGTTGATCTTGCGAACACCGCTCTTGATTCCGCGTTGGATCTCTTCGACTGGCACGCCGTAGGTCTGCTTCATCTTGCCGCCAAAGGCGTTGATGATGTCTTGCAGTTCTTGCGGAACGCTGCTGCTGCCGTGCATGACCAAGTGGGTGTTTGGCAGGCGACGGTGGATCTCTTCGATGCGGCTCATCGCCAACACTTCACCATCGGGCTTGCGAGAGAACTTGTAAGCACCGTGGCTGGTTCCGATCGCAACAGCCAACGCATCGACGTTGGTTTCAGCGACGAAGCGTTCAGCTTCTTCAGGGTCGGTCAGCAATTGATCGTGAGTCAATTCGCCGACAGCACCGTGGCCGTCTTCTTGTTCGCCTTCGCCGCTCTCGAGCGATCCCAGGCATCCGAGTTCGCCTTCGACCGAAACGCCCTTGGCGTGAGCCTGTTTGACGACTTCGGCGGTCACCTTAACGTTGTAGTCATAAGAGGCGGGAGTCTTGCCGTCCTCTTCCAACGAACCGTCCATCATCACGCTGGTGAAGCCGTTTTCGATCGCGCTCATGCACGTCTCAACGCTGTTGCCGTGATCTTGGTGCATCACGATTGGCAGGTGTGGATAGAGTTCGGTTGCGGCCAACATCAGGTGACGCAGGTAAGCGTCTTGCGAGTAGGCACGGGCACCGCGGGAAGCTTGAACGATTACCGGCGAATCGGTTTCGTTGGCGGCTTCCATGATCGATTGGATCTGTTCCATGTTGTTCACATTGAACGCTGCCACGCCGTAATTGTTTTCGGCAGCATGATCCAGGACGACGCGAAGAGGTACGAGAGGCATCGGGAAATCCTCGGTTTCAGATTGGTTTAATAAGGAAGACGAGTCAACCTGCTCGTTTCATCCACCGCATTATCCCGCTGGGCCGCTGTGACGCAAGGGTGCCCCAAGGTGGCGATTAGACGTAGTTTGGCGTCGGTGGACGATAGTCGTTCAGGTCGATCGATTGGAACCATTCGATCGTCTTTGCCAAGCCGTCGCGAAGCGGCGTCGTGGGGGTCCAGCCTAGATGTTTTGTGGCCAATGTAATATCGGGTTTGCGGCGCGTCGGATCGTCGGCAGGCA
Above is a genomic segment from Rosistilla ulvae containing:
- a CDS encoding D-2-hydroxyacid dehydrogenase, whose protein sequence is MRIVLCYPVEPHHIAQIQAAAPDFEVVDAGQERIDELLPTADIFIGHAKVPVDWDRVLKANRLRWIQSSAAGLDHCLVPGVIDSDIVVSSASGLFAPQVAEQTMTLLLDLIRSQGRFNRANSRHEFIRLPTDDLRQKKVGIVGLGGNGRRIAKVLKPFDVSIVATDYFSFDPPAEVERLLPADAVDEMLAEVDIAILALPLNAQTRGMFDADRFAKMRPGSYFINVARGQVVVESALVDALDSGHLRGAGVDVTEVEPLPDESPLWDRENVIITPHVGAQSRWRVDDTTVMVCENLRRFQAGESIYNTVDKQLGFPSPEVVWHG
- a CDS encoding CBS domain-containing protein, which codes for MFLVPKTTCAADVMQTRLTTVGPAVHFSNAVAMLVRRAVSGLPIVEADGTYLGMFSEKCCLRIVQDCPALRDTVGTPPLLASDAMATRLLLLHEEDDVFDGIEQLLSHRVSGAPVLNRNEQFIGIFSEKTSVSVLIQSVFENLPSTQIGPFVNRDRGRIVEETTPLSKIVETFVKTDFRRLPVLRGGHVVGQVSRRDVIKHPKINRWIGHLSDHPHPNRARDVDYNVLAFADTTANTIGPDLDLLSILGLFLSTPYRRLPVLENGRLVGQISRRDVLQKVIDETKQVPAEPHGTSLYLSALGGEFPSFG
- the ald gene encoding alanine dehydrogenase yields the protein MIVGVPAETKSDEYRVSMLPVGVEELTRRGHTVVVQAGAGLGSGLFDHDYLKAGAELVATAKDVFDRADLIIKVKEPLEPEWPLIREGQTLFTYFHFAASRALTDAMLNAGANCLAYETLRDQNGRLSLLTPMSEVAGRMSVQEGAKYLEKPQMGRGILLGGVPGVAPAHITVLGGGIVGANAARIAAGFQADVAILDVNLERLRYLDDVMPANVNVLFSDRHTIHEQLKRADLVIGAVLIPGAKAPHLVHAEDLRIMKPGSVIIDVAVDQGGCVETSRPTTHKEPTFIVDEVVHYCVSNMPGAVGRTSTFALCNATLPWVLALADKGTEAAVREIEPIRHAANILGGAVTNLAVADTFDLAYTNLHG
- a CDS encoding PhzF family phenazine biosynthesis protein, with the translated sequence MSIRIVQIDAFTDRPFAGNPAAVCLLEQPREVDWMQAVAAEMNLSETAFVRPIDVGYELRWFTPQVEVDLCGHATLAAAHALWTEAGISPNETLRFQTRSGQLTAKRRGALIQLDFPATPAKPCDPPAGLIDALPVDPIFVGETKFDTLVVIESEAQLRSLQPDFARLAKIPTRGVIVTCGSESPEFDFVSRFFGPAAGIDEDPVTGSAHCCLAPYWGPQLGKTEMTGYQASSRGGIVKTQIPGDRILLSGAAVTVLRGELV
- a CDS encoding IS4 family transposase yields the protein MKSQGESMQPTSIAYEFQDIQLGDKRLNDRAEALLASLAANPSASINEACSGWDETKAAYRLFDNPNVDPEAILGAHAEKTLQRIKAQDTVCIAQDTTELDYTAHPPGGVRNLDRLGRRGLYDHSHIAFTPEKLCLGVVGVKFYDRDKEALGTSKKREGQPLHTGEGQRWLDGYRKACEIAGKCPETQIVSLADREGDIYDIFVEADQHETPAQFVIRSQRKRSLPEKDPDGGPAAYKKMRAEIASAQPVAYREVQLPQTPERTKGSGNKQHPGREARTAKLEIRAKRMTLRAPHNKQSSMPPVEISVVWVSEIDGPGDGTEVDWLLLSSLPVDTISQTLRIVDLYVARWPIEVFFRVFKTGCRVEEIQLEARDRLIRALMFYKVIAWRIMFVTFLGRECPELPCDVVFSEAEWKSVWKVVKKTAPPKQAPELSQFIPVLATLGGYNHREGDGPPGAEVIWRGTRRMLDFALCWQAFGPDQ
- the pepF gene encoding oligoendopeptidase F, with product MLPNRDQVATEDTWDLQRLYADDASWEADFKRFDDRMPEYESHRGRLGESAAVLAEVLRFDSEMDRLAERLGTYAFLKTTEDQTNGQYQAMQARFQNLAVRASQASSWMRPELLAIPDDRIQEFIASEELAPFRRQLEQTLRYKPHTLSDGEERLLAMQGEMAGAAGNAFRQLHDADLKFGTIKDHTGRELELSNATFGQLMVSPDRAVRKQAFEQYYEQFEGHKHALAATLVGSIHRDVYYARARNYESALSSSLFPDNVPQTVYDNLITAVRESLPSVHRYFDVRRRKMGLDDIHQYDTYVPVLDSIKKHHTWDQAVEVVLESLKPLGEEYCTTLGKGLRGRWSDRYPNRGKQSGAFSCGSYDGDPYIMMNYKEEVLNDVFTLTHEAGHSMHSWYSSKHQPYEYYNYTIFVAEVASTFNEQLLTEHLLSVADSDQERAYLINQEIDSIRATIVRQTMFAEFEKKTHEMAEAGEPLTVQTFKEVYRGLLNDYFGPDFAIDEQLELECFRIPHFYRAFYVYKYATGLSAAIALSQRVLKGGASELNDYLSFLKGGCSQDPLDLLKSAGVDMTQPTPVATALQRFNSLVDQLDELL